The following coding sequences lie in one Synechococcus sp. CC9902 genomic window:
- a CDS encoding glycine zipper 2TM domain-containing protein, which produces MKRLISALFALPLSCSIGAPIFAETTYQPGYSTSTQCFRDEYREEYVPGTRDKPGHVRNWTEKVEIPCHSTSSARKHQHPAPKHSSKAQNVDDNSCIEGSILGGLLGSAAGAALSRGDGRWIGVPVGGAAGAMLGCQVDGG; this is translated from the coding sequence GTGAAACGCTTGATCTCTGCACTGTTTGCTTTACCACTTTCGTGCTCAATTGGAGCGCCAATCTTCGCTGAAACGACCTATCAACCGGGATATTCCACAAGTACACAATGCTTCCGCGATGAGTACCGAGAGGAATACGTCCCTGGCACAAGAGACAAGCCAGGGCATGTTCGCAACTGGACCGAGAAGGTCGAGATCCCGTGCCATTCAACTTCATCTGCTCGCAAGCACCAGCACCCAGCTCCTAAACATTCGTCAAAGGCTCAAAACGTTGATGACAACAGCTGCATCGAAGGGAGCATTCTTGGTGGACTTCTCGGTAGTGCTGCAGGTGCTGCTTTGTCGCGAGGGGATGGACGCTGGATTGGCGTACCCGTTGGTGGAGCAGCGGGAGCAATGCTTGGTTGTCAAGTGGATGGCGGGTGA
- a CDS encoding DUF3303 domain-containing protein: protein MTFLMHWSFKTGYHEIAAKKFLATGAPFPECKSWKRFHAPGSVEGWILVEADTADACYEHAAEWAEYLDWEVTPVLTDNQAGPLMAKAYS, encoded by the coding sequence ATGACCTTTTTAATGCACTGGTCTTTTAAGACTGGTTACCACGAAATTGCCGCCAAGAAGTTCTTAGCAACTGGGGCTCCGTTTCCTGAATGCAAGTCATGGAAGAGATTCCATGCGCCGGGTTCCGTCGAAGGTTGGATTTTGGTTGAAGCCGATACTGCGGACGCTTGCTATGAACATGCTGCCGAATGGGCTGAATACCTCGATTGGGAGGTGACACCAGTGCTGACCGACAACCAAGCTGGACCGCTAATGGCCAAGGCCTATAGCTGA
- a CDS encoding phenylpyruvate tautomerase MIF-related protein, whose translation MPLINVRTNISDVQTPDALLKKLSAALASATGKPESYVMTLLDSGVPMTFAGSNEPCAYVEIKSIGALAPPEMSDQFCELIKASLGISKDRIYIGFDDVNASDWGWNGRTFV comes from the coding sequence ATGCCTCTCATTAACGTCAGGACAAATATTTCAGATGTCCAGACACCAGATGCTCTTTTGAAAAAGCTGTCTGCGGCTCTTGCTAGTGCTACGGGGAAGCCTGAGTCATATGTAATGACGCTTTTGGACTCCGGCGTTCCAATGACCTTCGCGGGGAGTAATGAGCCCTGTGCTTATGTCGAGATCAAGTCCATTGGAGCATTGGCTCCTCCGGAAATGTCAGATCAATTTTGTGAGTTGATAAAGGCGTCTTTAGGTATCTCTAAGGATCGTATTTATATTGGCTTTGATGATGTGAACGCCTCGGACTGGGGCTGGAATGGACGTACGTTTGTCTGA
- a CDS encoding putative quinol monooxygenase, with product MAVFDQTTPFMLLARIHVKPGCVDAYLELARATDEAVQASESGMIHHTFDQDPDDPQAFVWSEVYANDEAFSAHVSNPPVQEYLQKHAELGDGFSIEVYGTVADECRRLMESFGLPLKIFETKLGYSRVC from the coding sequence ATGGCTGTTTTTGATCAGACGACACCCTTCATGCTGTTGGCCCGTATCCATGTGAAGCCTGGATGCGTCGATGCTTACTTAGAGCTTGCGCGAGCCACCGACGAAGCAGTTCAGGCATCTGAGTCGGGAATGATCCACCACACCTTTGACCAGGATCCGGATGATCCTCAAGCATTTGTTTGGTCAGAGGTCTATGCCAACGACGAGGCTTTCAGCGCACATGTCTCCAACCCCCCTGTTCAGGAATACCTCCAAAAGCATGCTGAACTCGGCGATGGCTTCAGCATTGAGGTTTACGGCACTGTCGCCGATGAATGCCGAAGGCTGATGGAATCCTTTGGGCTGCCTCTCAAAATTTTTGAAACCAAGCTGGGCTACAGCAGGGTCTGCTGA
- a CDS encoding methyltransferase domain-containing protein — protein sequence MKQETQDFLDFIDRELNPGTITIEKWKKYLKKLPQIYNGDIAFRLLFDWHWDRTNSIGRAFFKHDSLNTEDYIYTKQVEIIGSAGMHFHNLGYQYQELIKCHARCDFLGKSILEIGGSLPNDLLFEHLGIESYINIESPDYIEAKSGSTYSSKHGDHERRQTIFCNAEEIDKKVNNESIDSIFSVACFEHIYDLPAALEACHACSKKGGTLYSFFAPIYSQIDEGDHGVIPQHERFPEKPIGLHLLSREDQRKKLISAGITDPKEIQDFLGRVNFNRVPNRLLYKDYERICTESPYAVLELDRQDEYNISKRFPRQFAEVRSSNIHINNMMTLGFRIHLLKA from the coding sequence ATGAAGCAGGAAACTCAGGACTTTCTGGACTTTATAGATCGAGAGCTTAATCCAGGCACTATCACCATTGAGAAATGGAAGAAGTATCTCAAAAAGCTTCCCCAGATCTACAACGGCGACATAGCATTCCGATTGCTATTCGATTGGCACTGGGACCGAACAAATAGCATAGGACGCGCATTCTTCAAACACGACTCACTTAATACGGAAGATTACATTTACACCAAGCAAGTGGAAATAATCGGAAGCGCAGGCATGCATTTCCATAACCTTGGATATCAATACCAGGAGCTTATCAAATGCCACGCACGATGCGACTTTCTAGGCAAGTCTATTCTTGAAATTGGAGGATCACTTCCCAACGACCTACTCTTCGAACATCTTGGGATTGAGTCATACATCAACATCGAATCTCCTGACTATATTGAAGCCAAGTCAGGCTCGACATATAGCTCCAAGCACGGCGACCACGAGAGGAGACAAACAATCTTCTGCAATGCGGAAGAGATCGACAAGAAAGTCAACAACGAATCAATCGACAGCATCTTTTCGGTCGCATGCTTTGAACATATTTACGACCTACCAGCAGCACTAGAAGCATGCCATGCTTGCAGCAAGAAGGGAGGCACCCTCTATTCATTCTTCGCACCAATTTATTCACAAATCGACGAAGGAGACCATGGCGTCATCCCTCAGCATGAGAGATTCCCAGAGAAGCCCATCGGACTTCACTTACTCTCACGAGAAGATCAGAGAAAGAAACTGATCAGCGCAGGCATTACCGACCCCAAAGAGATCCAAGACTTTTTGGGTCGAGTCAACTTCAACCGAGTCCCCAATCGTCTTCTCTACAAAGACTATGAAAGGATCTGCACCGAATCTCCATATGCCGTTTTAGAGCTTGATCGGCAAGATGAATACAACATATCCAAAAGATTCCCGCGTCAGTTTGCAGAGGTTAGATCATCCAACATACATATCAACAATATGATGACATTGGGTTTCAGGATTCATCTACTAAAAGCATAA